Proteins found in one Gopherus flavomarginatus isolate rGopFla2 chromosome 18, rGopFla2.mat.asm, whole genome shotgun sequence genomic segment:
- the CDK20 gene encoding cyclin-dependent kinase 20 isoform X2, whose translation MERGGPLRYGVPVQTSQPSMDQYSILGRIGEGAHGIVFKAKNVETGETVALKKVALRRLEDGIPNQALREIKALQEIEENQHVVKLKAVFPHGAGFVLVFEYMLSDLAEVIRNAQQPLTQAQVKGYMLMLLQGVAFCHANNIMHRDLKPANLLISCTGQLKIADFGLARVFSSDAGRLYSHQVATRWYRAPELLYGARKYDEGVDLWAVGCIFAELLNNSPLFPGENDIEQLCCVLRVLGTPSQRIWPEITELPDYNKISFKDNPPIPLEEVLPDAPPLALQLLKHFLVYPSRERVKAAQALLHPYFFTPPLPTHHSELPVPQRGGRTARQGPQHQRDFHVERPVAESVVDPEWVAPYVV comes from the exons atggaaAGGGGTGGTCCCCTCAGATATGGG GTCCCAGTGCAAACCAGTCAGCCCAGCATGGATCAGTACAGCATCCTGGGCAGGATCGGGGAAGGCGCCCACGGCATTGTCTTCAAAGCCAAGAACGTAGAG ACAGGGGAGACGGTGGCATTGAAAAAGGTCGCTCTGCGGAGACTGGAGGACGGGATCCCGAACCAGGCGCTGCGGGAGATCAAAGCGCTACAGGAGATTGAGGAGAATCAGcat GTGGTGAAGCTGAAGGCCGTGTTCCCCCACGGCGCAGGCTTCGTGCTGGTGTTCGAGTACATGCTGTCAGACCTGGCCGAGGTGATCCGCAATGCCCAGCAGCCCCTGACACAGGCCCAGGTGAAAGGCTACATGCTCAtgctgctgcagggggtggcCTTCTGCCATGCCAATAACATCATGCACCGG GATCTGAAACCAGCTAATTTACTCATCAGCTGTACGGGGCAGCTGAAGATTGCGGATTTCGGCCTCGCCAGGGTGTTCTCCAGTGACGCAGGCCGGCTCTACAGTCACCAGGTGGCCACCAG GTGGTACCGTGCCCCGGAGCTCCTGTACGGCGCCCGGAAGTATGACGAAGGGGTGGATTTGtg ggctgtgggctgcatttttgcTGAGCTGCTGAACAACTCACCCCTCTTCCCCGGGGAGAATGACATTGAACAGCTCTGCTGTGTGCTCCGGGTGCTGGGGACCCCGAGCCAGCGCATCTGGCcg GAGATCACGGAGCTCCCTGACTACAACAAGATCTCGTTCAAAGACAACCCGCCCATCCCGCTGGAGGAGGTGCTGCCCGACGCCCCACCACTGGCCCTGCAGCTGCTCAAGCACTTTCTGGTCTACCCTTCCCGGGAGCGTGTGAAGGCAGCCCAG gcattGCTGCATCCCTATTTCTTCACCCCCCCGCTGCCCACCCACCACTCGGAGCTCCCCGTTCCCCAGCGGGGGGGCAGGACAGCCCGGcagggaccccagcaccagcgcgACTTCCACGTCGAGCGGCCCGTGGCGGAGTCTGTGGTGGACCCCGAATGGGTGGCCCCTTATGTTGTGTGA
- the CDK20 gene encoding cyclin-dependent kinase 20 isoform X3, which yields MFLKVPVQTSQPSMDQYSILGRIGEGAHGIVFKAKNVETGETVALKKVALRRLEDGIPNQALREIKALQEIEENQHVVKLKAVFPHGAGFVLVFEYMLSDLAEVIRNAQQPLTQAQVKGYMLMLLQGVAFCHANNIMHRQDLKPANLLISCTGQLKIADFGLARVFSSDAGRLYSHQVATRWYRAPELLYGARKYDEGVDLWAVGCIFAELLNNSPLFPGENDIEQLCCVLRVLGTPSQRIWPEITELPDYNKISFKDNPPIPLEEVLPDAPPLALQLLKHFLVYPSRERVKAAQALLHPYFFTPPLPTHHSELPVPQRGGRTARQGPQHQRDFHVERPVAESVVDPEWVAPYVV from the exons ATGTTTTTAAAG GTCCCAGTGCAAACCAGTCAGCCCAGCATGGATCAGTACAGCATCCTGGGCAGGATCGGGGAAGGCGCCCACGGCATTGTCTTCAAAGCCAAGAACGTAGAG ACAGGGGAGACGGTGGCATTGAAAAAGGTCGCTCTGCGGAGACTGGAGGACGGGATCCCGAACCAGGCGCTGCGGGAGATCAAAGCGCTACAGGAGATTGAGGAGAATCAGcat GTGGTGAAGCTGAAGGCCGTGTTCCCCCACGGCGCAGGCTTCGTGCTGGTGTTCGAGTACATGCTGTCAGACCTGGCCGAGGTGATCCGCAATGCCCAGCAGCCCCTGACACAGGCCCAGGTGAAAGGCTACATGCTCAtgctgctgcagggggtggcCTTCTGCCATGCCAATAACATCATGCACCGG CAGGATCTGAAACCAGCTAATTTACTCATCAGCTGTACGGGGCAGCTGAAGATTGCGGATTTCGGCCTCGCCAGGGTGTTCTCCAGTGACGCAGGCCGGCTCTACAGTCACCAGGTGGCCACCAG GTGGTACCGTGCCCCGGAGCTCCTGTACGGCGCCCGGAAGTATGACGAAGGGGTGGATTTGtg ggctgtgggctgcatttttgcTGAGCTGCTGAACAACTCACCCCTCTTCCCCGGGGAGAATGACATTGAACAGCTCTGCTGTGTGCTCCGGGTGCTGGGGACCCCGAGCCAGCGCATCTGGCcg GAGATCACGGAGCTCCCTGACTACAACAAGATCTCGTTCAAAGACAACCCGCCCATCCCGCTGGAGGAGGTGCTGCCCGACGCCCCACCACTGGCCCTGCAGCTGCTCAAGCACTTTCTGGTCTACCCTTCCCGGGAGCGTGTGAAGGCAGCCCAG gcattGCTGCATCCCTATTTCTTCACCCCCCCGCTGCCCACCCACCACTCGGAGCTCCCCGTTCCCCAGCGGGGGGGCAGGACAGCCCGGcagggaccccagcaccagcgcgACTTCCACGTCGAGCGGCCCGTGGCGGAGTCTGTGGTGGACCCCGAATGGGTGGCCCCTTATGTTGTGTGA
- the CDK20 gene encoding cyclin-dependent kinase 20 isoform X1, producing MERGGPLRYGVPVQTSQPSMDQYSILGRIGEGAHGIVFKAKNVETGETVALKKVALRRLEDGIPNQALREIKALQEIEENQHVVKLKAVFPHGAGFVLVFEYMLSDLAEVIRNAQQPLTQAQVKGYMLMLLQGVAFCHANNIMHRQDLKPANLLISCTGQLKIADFGLARVFSSDAGRLYSHQVATRWYRAPELLYGARKYDEGVDLWAVGCIFAELLNNSPLFPGENDIEQLCCVLRVLGTPSQRIWPEITELPDYNKISFKDNPPIPLEEVLPDAPPLALQLLKHFLVYPSRERVKAAQALLHPYFFTPPLPTHHSELPVPQRGGRTARQGPQHQRDFHVERPVAESVVDPEWVAPYVV from the exons atggaaAGGGGTGGTCCCCTCAGATATGGG GTCCCAGTGCAAACCAGTCAGCCCAGCATGGATCAGTACAGCATCCTGGGCAGGATCGGGGAAGGCGCCCACGGCATTGTCTTCAAAGCCAAGAACGTAGAG ACAGGGGAGACGGTGGCATTGAAAAAGGTCGCTCTGCGGAGACTGGAGGACGGGATCCCGAACCAGGCGCTGCGGGAGATCAAAGCGCTACAGGAGATTGAGGAGAATCAGcat GTGGTGAAGCTGAAGGCCGTGTTCCCCCACGGCGCAGGCTTCGTGCTGGTGTTCGAGTACATGCTGTCAGACCTGGCCGAGGTGATCCGCAATGCCCAGCAGCCCCTGACACAGGCCCAGGTGAAAGGCTACATGCTCAtgctgctgcagggggtggcCTTCTGCCATGCCAATAACATCATGCACCGG CAGGATCTGAAACCAGCTAATTTACTCATCAGCTGTACGGGGCAGCTGAAGATTGCGGATTTCGGCCTCGCCAGGGTGTTCTCCAGTGACGCAGGCCGGCTCTACAGTCACCAGGTGGCCACCAG GTGGTACCGTGCCCCGGAGCTCCTGTACGGCGCCCGGAAGTATGACGAAGGGGTGGATTTGtg ggctgtgggctgcatttttgcTGAGCTGCTGAACAACTCACCCCTCTTCCCCGGGGAGAATGACATTGAACAGCTCTGCTGTGTGCTCCGGGTGCTGGGGACCCCGAGCCAGCGCATCTGGCcg GAGATCACGGAGCTCCCTGACTACAACAAGATCTCGTTCAAAGACAACCCGCCCATCCCGCTGGAGGAGGTGCTGCCCGACGCCCCACCACTGGCCCTGCAGCTGCTCAAGCACTTTCTGGTCTACCCTTCCCGGGAGCGTGTGAAGGCAGCCCAG gcattGCTGCATCCCTATTTCTTCACCCCCCCGCTGCCCACCCACCACTCGGAGCTCCCCGTTCCCCAGCGGGGGGGCAGGACAGCCCGGcagggaccccagcaccagcgcgACTTCCACGTCGAGCGGCCCGTGGCGGAGTCTGTGGTGGACCCCGAATGGGTGGCCCCTTATGTTGTGTGA
- the TIMM17B gene encoding mitochondrial import inner membrane translocase subunit Tim17-B, whose amino-acid sequence MEEYAREPCPWRIVDDCGGAFTMGMIGGGVFQAVKGFRNAPVGVRHRFKGSVSAIRIRAPQIGGSFAIWGGLFSTIDCGLVKMRGKEDPWNSITSGALTGAVLASRSGPLAMVGSAMMGGILLALIEGVGILLTRYTAQQFQNSNPFGEDPSQLPLKDSPAPPGYPGYGQYQ is encoded by the exons TCCATGGCGCATCGTGGATGACTGTGGCGGTGCCTTCACCATGGGGATGATCGGTGGGGGGGTTTTCCAGGCCGTCAAGGGCTTCCGGAACGCCCCCGTG GGCGTCCGACACCGGTTCAAAGGGAGCGTCAGTGCAATCCGCATCAGAGCGCCACAGATAGGAG gtAGCTTTGCCATCTGGGGGGGCCTTTTCTCCACCATTGACTGCGGCCTGGTGAAGATGAGGGGGAAGGAAGATCCTTGGAACTCGATCACCAGCGGGGCGCTCACGGGGGCTGTGCTCGCTTCCCGCA GTGGTCCGTTAGCCATGGTTGGCTCAGCCATGATGGGAGGCATTTTACTGGCCTTGATAGAAGGAGTTGGGATCTTACTCACCAGATACACAGCCCAGCAATTCCAGAACT cTAACCCTTTTGGTGAAGACCCCAGTCAGCTGCCCCTGAAAGACAGCCCAGCGCCTCCAGGATACCCAGGCTACGGACAATATCAATGA
- the CDK20 gene encoding cyclin-dependent kinase 20 isoform X4: MDQYSILGRIGEGAHGIVFKAKNVETGETVALKKVALRRLEDGIPNQALREIKALQEIEENQHVVKLKAVFPHGAGFVLVFEYMLSDLAEVIRNAQQPLTQAQVKGYMLMLLQGVAFCHANNIMHRQDLKPANLLISCTGQLKIADFGLARVFSSDAGRLYSHQVATRWYRAPELLYGARKYDEGVDLWAVGCIFAELLNNSPLFPGENDIEQLCCVLRVLGTPSQRIWPEITELPDYNKISFKDNPPIPLEEVLPDAPPLALQLLKHFLVYPSRERVKAAQALLHPYFFTPPLPTHHSELPVPQRGGRTARQGPQHQRDFHVERPVAESVVDPEWVAPYVV; this comes from the exons ATGGATCAGTACAGCATCCTGGGCAGGATCGGGGAAGGCGCCCACGGCATTGTCTTCAAAGCCAAGAACGTAGAG ACAGGGGAGACGGTGGCATTGAAAAAGGTCGCTCTGCGGAGACTGGAGGACGGGATCCCGAACCAGGCGCTGCGGGAGATCAAAGCGCTACAGGAGATTGAGGAGAATCAGcat GTGGTGAAGCTGAAGGCCGTGTTCCCCCACGGCGCAGGCTTCGTGCTGGTGTTCGAGTACATGCTGTCAGACCTGGCCGAGGTGATCCGCAATGCCCAGCAGCCCCTGACACAGGCCCAGGTGAAAGGCTACATGCTCAtgctgctgcagggggtggcCTTCTGCCATGCCAATAACATCATGCACCGG CAGGATCTGAAACCAGCTAATTTACTCATCAGCTGTACGGGGCAGCTGAAGATTGCGGATTTCGGCCTCGCCAGGGTGTTCTCCAGTGACGCAGGCCGGCTCTACAGTCACCAGGTGGCCACCAG GTGGTACCGTGCCCCGGAGCTCCTGTACGGCGCCCGGAAGTATGACGAAGGGGTGGATTTGtg ggctgtgggctgcatttttgcTGAGCTGCTGAACAACTCACCCCTCTTCCCCGGGGAGAATGACATTGAACAGCTCTGCTGTGTGCTCCGGGTGCTGGGGACCCCGAGCCAGCGCATCTGGCcg GAGATCACGGAGCTCCCTGACTACAACAAGATCTCGTTCAAAGACAACCCGCCCATCCCGCTGGAGGAGGTGCTGCCCGACGCCCCACCACTGGCCCTGCAGCTGCTCAAGCACTTTCTGGTCTACCCTTCCCGGGAGCGTGTGAAGGCAGCCCAG gcattGCTGCATCCCTATTTCTTCACCCCCCCGCTGCCCACCCACCACTCGGAGCTCCCCGTTCCCCAGCGGGGGGGCAGGACAGCCCGGcagggaccccagcaccagcgcgACTTCCACGTCGAGCGGCCCGTGGCGGAGTCTGTGGTGGACCCCGAATGGGTGGCCCCTTATGTTGTGTGA